Proteins co-encoded in one Oceanotoga teriensis genomic window:
- a CDS encoding Cas10/Cmr2 second palm domain-containing protein: protein MKYLFGITIGPVQSFIIESRKLKDLYNSSKIISYFSKAIIIDKLKNNEKIKKEVIYPCIKTDNVDYVDYSNYLIIELEPEKEINLKEYIENIINEVFDDLAEKLKEKVSKENTLKALKENFHVFWAVVEIKEENLYKNSYNELNTLIKSLKNTYEFDNKFEQEEGKYKCSICGKRNGENKDNEEILCDLCYFKRKFDFEKTSTETPKNSFPSVYDISIHNWENTIHKNGSSYEKIIKSELSKNHNIHDNHNEYLKYINFENKKYYNPDEFKKIINIMENKDSNNLKKCEEYKKEINKSINKLNEKYLNLIYKSLINIYKDNKIPKPNFEYCFIQFDIDSLGKWMSSEKVIKSKDLQREFSEELSNFSERISCKIKDEDKAKDVKVIYSGGDDFLAVTSLERLEYIFYIIDESYKELLPKLKKYFGYENKLTYSLSVTIAQCKDPMSYALEKTRLELNNVKERYDSKYQKDGVAINYIINNGKEITAYMKKSEFKELLELKNYYKNLSLDKNKISFSYIDKIFEEFKVFDYKKITNDEKNSLYEIMSEDIKRIILRSIDKKEYSEYIRELNYFIRETIKNNTQEYKSNYLNIDFKNIINVLKIHKKICETNFIKLKDGNDKNGI from the coding sequence ATGAAATATCTTTTTGGAATAACAATAGGACCCGTTCAATCTTTTATTATAGAATCAAGAAAATTAAAAGATTTGTACAATAGTAGTAAGATAATATCATATTTTTCTAAAGCAATAATAATTGATAAATTAAAAAATAATGAAAAAATAAAAAAAGAAGTAATATATCCATGTATTAAAACAGATAATGTAGATTATGTAGATTATTCTAATTATTTAATAATAGAATTAGAACCCGAAAAGGAAATAAATTTAAAAGAATATATAGAAAATATTATAAATGAAGTTTTTGATGATTTAGCAGAGAAATTAAAAGAAAAAGTATCAAAAGAAAACACATTAAAAGCATTAAAGGAAAACTTTCATGTTTTTTGGGCTGTTGTAGAAATAAAAGAAGAAAATTTATATAAAAATTCATACAATGAATTAAATACTCTTATAAAGAGTTTAAAAAACACTTATGAATTTGATAATAAATTTGAGCAAGAAGAAGGAAAATATAAGTGTAGTATATGTGGTAAAAGAAATGGTGAAAATAAGGATAATGAAGAAATATTATGTGATTTATGCTATTTTAAAAGGAAATTTGATTTTGAAAAAACATCAACAGAAACACCAAAAAATTCATTTCCTTCAGTATATGATATTTCAATACATAATTGGGAAAATACAATACACAAAAATGGTTCAAGTTATGAGAAAATTATAAAAAGTGAGCTTTCAAAAAATCATAATATCCATGATAATCATAATGAGTATTTAAAATATATTAATTTTGAAAATAAAAAATATTATAACCCAGATGAGTTTAAAAAAATTATAAATATTATGGAAAATAAAGATTCAAATAATTTAAAAAAATGCGAAGAATATAAAAAAGAGATAAATAAAAGTATTAATAAATTAAACGAAAAATATTTAAATCTAATTTATAAAAGTTTGATTAATATATATAAAGATAATAAAATACCAAAACCTAACTTTGAATATTGTTTTATTCAATTTGATATAGATAGTTTAGGAAAATGGATGAGTAGTGAAAAGGTAATAAAGTCAAAAGACTTACAAAGAGAATTTTCAGAAGAATTGAGTAATTTTTCTGAAAGAATTTCATGTAAAATAAAAGATGAAGATAAAGCTAAAGATGTTAAAGTAATATATTCTGGTGGAGATGATTTTTTGGCAGTAACTTCATTAGAGAGATTAGAATATATTTTTTATATTATTGATGAATCTTATAAAGAATTATTACCAAAGTTAAAAAAATATTTTGGATATGAAAACAAACTTACTTATTCATTAAGTGTTACCATAGCACAGTGTAAAGATCCTATGAGTTATGCATTGGAAAAAACAAGGTTAGAATTAAATAATGTAAAAGAAAGATATGATAGTAAATATCAAAAAGATGGAGTTGCTATAAATTATATTATAAATAACGGTAAAGAAATAACAGCTTATATGAAAAAAAGTGAATTTAAAGAACTTTTAGAATTAAAAAATTATTATAAAAACTTAAGTTTAGATAAAAATAAAATATCATTTTCATATATAGATAAAATATTTGAAGAATTTAAAGTTTTTGACTATAAAAAAATTACTAATGATGAAAAAAATTCATTGTATGAAATAATGTCAGAAGATATTAAAAGAATTATTTTAAGGAGTATCGATAAAAAAGAATATTCTGAATATATACGTGAATTAAATTATTTTATAAGAGAAACTATAAAAAATAATACACAAGAATATAAAAGTAATTATCTTAATATTGATTTTAAAAATATAATAAATGTTTTAAAGATTCATAAAAAAATTTGTGAAACTAATTTTATTAAATTAAAAGATGGGAATGATAAAAATGGAATATAA
- a CDS encoding type III-B CRISPR module-associated Cmr3 family protein, producing the protein MEYNLLKIKPTDNTFFGTGNQFNYEINNILKSMNIAYPSTFFGGIFTAILSKNKSFRQEFFQKKYYDHEKILEIRQIYLYNEIENKFYIKAPLDLFFDKDNKNEIKLGKFKKCDDYTCLKYNYYLSSDKSFEKVKDCFIELEFDLESYVKNEIFLIELKNENEIFSKNNKIGISIDKKTKNVEMGKLYKIQQTEFIKDEWSFVVEYKINKEYLKNKYELKGLDLDSDLDLKIGFLKLGGENKVCKYENIESKEIKNFQKLIEDDQKILKKGFYKIILTSDSYFTKDINQIFENKNIELLSIVNDKPIYIGGYDMEKRNKKSSNEKGIRKMYKGYSAGSIFLVETKEDNIDLNECIKNYIDLNECTKNCKGFNNYIVVECNNIEEETI; encoded by the coding sequence ATGGAATATAATTTATTAAAAATCAAACCAACTGATAATACTTTTTTTGGAACAGGAAATCAGTTTAATTATGAAATAAATAATATACTTAAAAGTATGAATATAGCATATCCTTCTACTTTTTTTGGAGGTATATTTACTGCAATTTTATCTAAAAATAAAAGTTTTAGACAAGAATTTTTTCAAAAAAAATATTATGATCATGAAAAAATATTAGAAATTAGACAGATTTATTTATACAATGAAATTGAAAACAAGTTTTATATAAAAGCTCCTTTAGATTTGTTTTTTGATAAAGACAATAAAAATGAAATTAAATTAGGTAAATTTAAAAAATGTGATGATTATACATGTTTGAAATATAATTATTATCTATCTTCTGATAAAAGTTTTGAAAAAGTAAAAGATTGTTTTATAGAATTAGAGTTTGATTTAGAATCTTATGTTAAAAATGAAATCTTTTTAATAGAATTAAAAAATGAAAATGAAATATTTTCAAAAAACAATAAAATTGGTATTTCAATAGATAAAAAAACAAAAAATGTTGAGATGGGTAAACTTTATAAGATTCAACAAACTGAATTTATAAAAGATGAGTGGTCTTTTGTTGTTGAGTACAAAATAAATAAAGAATATTTAAAAAACAAATATGAACTTAAAGGCTTAGATTTAGATTCAGATTTAGATTTAAAAATAGGATTCTTGAAGTTGGGTGGAGAAAATAAAGTTTGTAAATATGAAAATATAGAAAGTAAAGAAATAAAAAATTTTCAAAAATTAATAGAAGATGATCAAAAAATTTTAAAAAAAGGATTTTATAAAATTATTCTAACGAGCGACAGTTATTTTACCAAGGATATAAATCAAATATTTGAAAATAAAAATATAGAATTATTATCGATAGTTAATGACAAACCAATTTATATTGGTGGATATGATATGGAAAAAAGAAATAAAAAGTCAAGTAATGAAAAAGGTATTAGAAAAATGTATAAAGGATATTCGGCTGGAAGTATTTTTTTAGTAGAAACTAAAGAAGATAATATAGATTTAAATGAATGTATAAAGAATTATATAGATTTAAATGAATGTACAAAAAATTGTAAAGGTTTTAATAACTATATAGTAGTTGAGTGCAATAATATTGAGGAGGAAACAATATGA
- the cmr4 gene encoding type III-B CRISPR module RAMP protein Cmr4 → MYDNAKMIYIKTLTPTHAGAGQTLQNVDMPIQRETNTNIPKIEGSSLKGSIKHSIYRKIKINEKDVNEEDVNEEEKMLNKIFGNDNGDSASRIGFTDAKLLFFPIKSTTEIYKLITCPYVLKRWVEDLEYCEKEDLNYINFDSIKSISISEGECISLNKGSQVLEEYIFENNENNKNKINEITEILKKFDIEISEIEKRIVILNDTDFIDLVSMYTEIITRNRIDPKKGVAENKGLFTEEYLPTETIMYFMALSSPDFFEKVDETSINPFDYLEKELDYVFHVGGYSTIGKGLVKRTKITKTANKPDNSENEDGGK, encoded by the coding sequence ATGTACGATAATGCAAAAATGATTTATATAAAAACATTAACTCCAACACATGCAGGAGCAGGACAAACACTTCAAAATGTTGATATGCCTATTCAAAGGGAAACAAATACCAATATTCCAAAGATAGAAGGTTCTAGTTTAAAAGGATCTATAAAGCATAGTATATATAGAAAAATTAAAATTAATGAAAAAGATGTTAATGAAGAAGATGTTAATGAAGAAGAAAAAATGTTAAATAAAATATTTGGTAATGATAATGGAGATTCAGCAAGTAGAATAGGTTTTACAGATGCAAAGTTATTATTTTTTCCAATAAAATCAACTACTGAAATATATAAATTAATTACATGCCCTTATGTATTAAAAAGATGGGTAGAAGATTTAGAATATTGCGAAAAAGAAGATCTTAATTATATAAATTTTGATTCTATAAAAAGTATAAGTATAAGTGAAGGAGAATGTATATCTTTAAATAAAGGCTCACAAGTATTAGAAGAATATATATTTGAAAATAATGAAAATAACAAAAATAAAATTAATGAAATTACAGAAATTTTAAAAAAATTTGATATAGAAATTTCTGAAATAGAAAAAAGAATTGTAATATTAAATGATACAGACTTTATTGATTTAGTTAGTATGTACACTGAAATAATAACAAGAAATAGAATAGATCCAAAAAAGGGTGTTGCTGAAAATAAAGGGTTATTTACAGAAGAATATTTGCCAACAGAAACAATAATGTATTTTATGGCCTTATCTTCACCTGATTTTTTTGAGAAAGTAGATGAAACAAGTATAAATCCTTTTGATTATTTAGAGAAAGAGTTAGATTATGTTTTTCATGTTGGAGGGTATTCTACTATTGGTAAAGGGTTAGTAAAGAGAACAAAAATAACAAAAACAGCTAATAAACCAGATAATTCTGAAAATGAAGATGGTGGGAAATAA
- the cmr5 gene encoding type III-B CRISPR module-associated protein Cmr5, which translates to MSLKNMNLEVSKYALECVERVIKNENDYNDYNKPNPKSVDKKSYKTLVKKMSTLIQKNGFINTIVFLMSKANEKNYKNGEKIVRNNDELKKIHSKQHYNLILQDILNWHKENPKIELELQNLSENYDFNTKKVQEYIKFLYDLNSQEYRLITKEMMTLFGWIKRFADAMIESEDKTSENNGGD; encoded by the coding sequence ATGAGCTTAAAAAATATGAATTTAGAAGTATCAAAGTATGCACTTGAATGTGTAGAAAGAGTTATAAAAAATGAAAATGACTATAATGACTATAATAAACCAAATCCAAAGTCTGTCGATAAAAAAAGTTATAAGACTTTAGTAAAAAAAATGTCTACATTAATACAAAAAAATGGTTTCATAAATACAATAGTTTTTTTAATGTCAAAAGCAAATGAAAAAAATTATAAAAATGGAGAAAAAATAGTAAGAAATAATGATGAATTGAAAAAAATACATTCTAAACAACATTATAATTTGATATTACAAGATATACTAAATTGGCATAAAGAAAATCCTAAAATCGAATTAGAATTACAAAATCTATCAGAAAATTATGATTTTAACACTAAAAAAGTTCAAGAATATATAAAATTTTTATATGATTTAAATTCACAGGAATACAGATTAATAACAAAAGAAATGATGACATTATTTGGTTGGATAAAAAGATTTGCCGATGCCATGATAGAAAGTGAAGATAAAACCTCTGAAAATAATGGAGGGGATTAA
- the cmr6 gene encoding type III-B CRISPR module RAMP protein Cmr6 has protein sequence MEIEKTNKDIVFKYDNNKKEMIYYTYKKIHLNLKNRNNSISNLNLKINKFTKKNRLLKEYGLNINLKKLKPNLNEIINTYKKSYIYIKLVGKIENKLIIGLGGHSVIETDITMHHTYGIPYIPGSALKGVLRNYIIKKYYINDEIKNLKELEKEISEDKLFNDIFGGEENMGGLIFLDSFPEEKVKIKTDIMTPHYPNYFGSENQCPRDDEKVNPVKFLVLEGDKKEEYDFEFNLFIDKLKVNKKLSDYKKSEISNSENENKTLKEFIELNLKEALELNGIGGKTSVGYGFFSFD, from the coding sequence ATGGAAATAGAAAAAACTAATAAAGATATTGTTTTTAAATATGATAATAATAAAAAAGAAATGATATATTATACATATAAAAAAATTCATTTGAATTTAAAAAATAGAAATAATTCAATATCTAATTTAAATTTAAAAATTAATAAATTTACTAAAAAAAATAGATTATTAAAAGAGTATGGTTTAAATATTAATTTAAAAAAATTAAAACCAAATTTAAATGAAATAATTAATACATATAAAAAAAGTTATATTTATATTAAACTTGTAGGAAAAATAGAGAATAAATTAATAATTGGATTAGGAGGACATTCTGTAATCGAAACAGATATTACAATGCATCATACATATGGTATACCGTATATTCCAGGATCAGCTTTAAAAGGTGTATTAAGAAATTACATAATAAAAAAATATTATATTAATGATGAAATTAAAAATTTAAAAGAACTAGAAAAAGAAATAAGTGAAGATAAATTATTTAATGATATATTTGGTGGAGAAGAAAATATGGGAGGATTAATATTTTTAGACAGCTTTCCAGAAGAAAAAGTAAAAATAAAAACAGATATAATGACTCCTCATTATCCTAATTATTTTGGAAGTGAAAATCAATGTCCAAGAGATGATGAAAAAGTTAACCCAGTTAAATTTTTAGTTTTAGAAGGAGATAAAAAAGAAGAATACGATTTTGAATTTAATCTATTTATTGATAAATTAAAAGTTAATAAAAAACTAAGCGATTACAAAAAATCTGAAATTTCAAACTCTGAAAATGAAAATAAAACATTAAAAGAATTTATAGAACTAAATTTAAAAGAAGCATTAGAATTAAATGGAATTGGTGGAAAAACATCTGTTGGATACGGATTTTTTTCATTTGACTAA
- the cas4 gene encoding CRISPR-associated protein Cas4 gives MDINGTLINYYFHCKRQCWLHANRINLENEFELVDIGKAMHEIKFNNKKNSEIKIDNISIDKLTNDYVIEYKKSDADIEAAKWQLLFYLKVLKEKGIDRTGKLIFAEKNKQSKKTIVVKLDKENENELLNIMKNINELIKGDIPEVKLIKGCKKCAFYEYCFL, from the coding sequence ATGGATATAAATGGTACATTAATTAATTATTATTTCCATTGTAAGAGACAATGCTGGTTACATGCAAATAGAATAAATTTAGAAAATGAATTTGAGTTAGTTGATATTGGAAAAGCTATGCATGAAATAAAATTTAACAATAAAAAAAATTCGGAAATAAAAATTGATAATATTTCTATTGATAAGTTAACTAATGATTATGTTATAGAATATAAAAAATCTGATGCAGATATTGAAGCTGCAAAGTGGCAACTTTTATTTTATTTGAAAGTACTTAAAGAAAAAGGTATTGATAGAACAGGAAAATTAATTTTTGCTGAAAAGAATAAACAAAGCAAAAAGACAATAGTTGTTAAATTAGATAAAGAAAATGAAAATGAATTATTGAATATTATGAAAAACATAAATGAATTAATTAAAGGAGATATACCAGAAGTTAAATTAATCAAAGGTTGTAAAAAGTGTGCTTTTTATGAATATTGTTTTTTATAG
- the cas1b gene encoding type I-B CRISPR-associated endonuclease Cas1b, giving the protein MKTKYLMSMGTLSRKDNSLDFKNEKGHNYIPITEIREIYLMNEISLNTKLLSFLSQNNIIVHYFDYYGFYRGTFFPKEHYISGKLLLKQINAYENKGILIAKKIVLAISINIYNTLYHYYRHGNNEIYDYLNYLKDDCKNKIEKSKTINNLLAVEGEIWQLFYKNIKYIINQNIDFSRRVKRPPDNPMNAMISFGNSLLYTKTITQIYHTHLNQSISYLHELSKSRFSLSLDLSEAFKPIIVFKTIFDLINNKKINLKEHFNKKVNYCVLNEKGKEIFLINFEKRLDNKFDHKSLKRKISYNSAIKYDGYKLIKFLLEEKDFMFFNDKEKK; this is encoded by the coding sequence ATGAAAACAAAATATTTAATGAGCATGGGAACATTATCGAGAAAAGATAATTCTTTAGATTTTAAAAATGAAAAAGGTCATAATTATATTCCAATAACAGAAATTAGAGAAATATATTTAATGAATGAAATTTCTCTGAATACTAAATTATTATCATTTTTATCTCAAAATAATATTATTGTACACTATTTCGATTATTATGGTTTTTATAGAGGAACTTTCTTTCCTAAAGAACATTATATATCAGGAAAATTATTATTAAAACAAATTAATGCTTATGAAAACAAAGGAATACTTATAGCTAAAAAAATAGTTTTAGCTATAAGTATTAATATATATAATACTCTTTACCATTATTATAGACATGGAAATAACGAAATTTATGATTATTTGAATTATTTAAAAGATGATTGTAAAAATAAAATAGAAAAATCTAAAACTATTAATAATTTGTTAGCTGTTGAAGGAGAAATATGGCAATTATTTTATAAAAATATAAAATATATTATAAATCAAAATATTGATTTTAGTAGAAGAGTTAAAAGACCACCAGATAATCCGATGAATGCTATGATATCTTTTGGTAATTCTTTGCTTTATACTAAAACAATAACTCAAATATATCATACTCATTTAAATCAGTCCATAAGCTACTTACATGAATTATCTAAGAGTAGATTTTCATTAAGTTTGGATTTATCAGAAGCTTTTAAACCAATAATTGTTTTTAAAACTATTTTTGATTTGATAAATAATAAAAAAATAAATTTAAAAGAACATTTTAATAAAAAAGTTAATTATTGTGTTTTAAATGAGAAAGGTAAAGAAATTTTTTTAATAAATTTTGAAAAAAGATTAGATAATAAATTTGATCATAAATCTTTAAAAAGAAAAATTTCTTATAATTCTGCTATAAAATATGATGGATATAAATTAATAAAATTTTTATTAGAAGAAAAAGATTTTATGTTTTTTAATGATAAGGAGAAAAAATAA
- the cas2 gene encoding CRISPR-associated endonuclease Cas2 yields the protein MSKNINYNYAILMYDINEKRVQKVFKICKKYLEHYQKSVFIGNITHSNLIRLKNEINNIIDESEDFVSIVKLYNESSFEIESFGNKENDDLIL from the coding sequence ATGTCTAAAAATATAAATTATAATTATGCTATACTGATGTATGATATAAATGAAAAAAGAGTCCAAAAAGTATTCAAAATATGTAAGAAATATTTAGAACATTATCAAAAATCTGTTTTTATTGGAAACATTACTCATTCTAATTTGATTAGATTAAAAAATGAAATCAATAATATTATAGATGAATCAGAAGATTTTGTTTCAATAGTTAAATTGTATAATGAATCAAGTTTTGAAATAGAATCATTTGGCAATAAAGAGAATGATGACTTAATTTTATAA
- a CDS encoding CRISPR-associated endoribonuclease Cas6 yields the protein MKYYELITTVMLKKDLFFDEINWRIGQLINQSIYFSKELRTIHKKNEFKYYVFSGLTPIEKEKVYKNGNIYIFRIKSIDENILKEIKENFVNVKNNYFHIISKEISIYGEKYINNLYTLNAAICTKENIKDGYWKKGDDLDYLRERITKNIVRKYKNYYGELIELKSDFIEYIEILNRKPIVYKYKDTKILGNKFNLKVSTEENAQKLAFLASAVGILEKGTSLGAGYCIAK from the coding sequence TTGAAATATTATGAATTAATAACTACAGTTATGCTAAAAAAAGATTTGTTTTTTGATGAAATAAATTGGAGAATAGGACAATTAATCAATCAATCTATTTATTTTTCTAAAGAATTAAGAACAATACATAAAAAAAATGAATTTAAATATTATGTGTTTTCGGGATTAACTCCAATAGAAAAAGAAAAGGTATATAAAAATGGGAATATATATATTTTTAGAATAAAATCAATAGATGAAAATATATTAAAAGAAATAAAAGAAAATTTTGTAAATGTTAAGAATAACTATTTTCATATAATATCAAAAGAGATAAGTATATATGGTGAAAAATATATAAATAATTTATATACTTTAAATGCAGCTATTTGTACAAAAGAAAATATAAAAGATGGATATTGGAAAAAAGGAGATGATTTAGATTATTTAAGAGAAAGAATAACAAAGAATATAGTTAGAAAATATAAAAATTATTATGGGGAATTAATAGAATTAAAATCAGATTTTATTGAATATATAGAAATACTAAATAGAAAACCAATAGTGTATAAGTATAAAGATACAAAAATATTAGGAAATAAGTTTAATCTAAAAGTATCGACAGAAGAAAATGCACAAAAATTAGCTTTTTTGGCGAGTGCAGTGGGAATATTAGAAAAAGGAACATCTTTAGGTGCGGGATATTGTATAGCAAAATAA
- a CDS encoding class I SAM-dependent methyltransferase — MYEEISNFWDNIFENKKEIQLKKPLPYKEIEKSLEWLSKDSKNVIEFGCGNGILILRCFYLGINSGLGIDISKKAIEASIKSAKLNNAKNFIFNNGGIETLYNSKDNSFDSAILSNILDNISPKDAKLLLKELNRILKKDAKIFIKLNDFISDKNILNNKETFEKELEKNFYKETSGLYLYNISDYLFDELISPYFEIEDRFDIEFKKYNQKNRIWLLKNKKLFVD, encoded by the coding sequence ATGTATGAAGAAATTTCTAATTTTTGGGATAATATTTTTGAAAATAAAAAAGAAATACAATTAAAAAAACCTTTACCATATAAAGAAATAGAAAAATCATTAGAATGGTTATCAAAAGACTCGAAAAATGTTATAGAATTCGGATGTGGCAACGGTATTTTAATATTAAGATGTTTTTATTTGGGTATAAATTCAGGTCTGGGAATAGATATAAGTAAAAAAGCAATTGAAGCCAGTATAAAATCTGCTAAATTAAATAATGCTAAAAATTTTATTTTTAATAATGGCGGTATAGAAACATTATATAATTCAAAAGATAATTCTTTTGATAGTGCTATATTATCAAATATTTTAGATAATATATCTCCAAAAGATGCCAAATTATTATTAAAGGAATTAAATAGAATACTTAAAAAAGATGCTAAAATATTCATTAAATTAAATGATTTTATATCTGATAAAAATATCTTAAACAACAAAGAAACTTTTGAAAAAGAATTAGAAAAGAATTTTTATAAAGAAACAAGTGGATTATATCTTTATAATATATCTGACTACTTATTTGATGAATTGATTTCACCTTACTTTGAAATAGAAGATAGATTTGATATCGAGTTCAAAAAATATAATCAAAAAAATAGAATTTGGTTATTAAAAAACAAAAAATTATTTGTAGATTAA
- a CDS encoding GNAT family N-acetyltransferase has product MIRLENISEDNFYKCINSKFAEYCAPNMYSLAQAYLYPVAKPFCLFNDDEYVGFVMYLRDPDDNEVWIWRFNIDEKFQGKGYGRKGMEEVLKRIIDEYDDLDKIYLSTESENEKAIKLYESLGFINTGKVEEGEVVFIKKI; this is encoded by the coding sequence GTGATTAGATTGGAGAATATTAGTGAAGATAATTTTTATAAATGTATTAATTCAAAATTTGCTGAATATTGTGCACCAAATATGTATTCATTAGCACAAGCATATTTATATCCTGTAGCAAAACCTTTTTGCCTTTTTAATGATGATGAATATGTGGGTTTTGTTATGTATCTTAGAGATCCAGATGATAATGAGGTTTGGATTTGGAGATTTAATATAGATGAAAAATTTCAAGGAAAAGGTTATGGAAGAAAGGGTATGGAAGAAGTTTTAAAGAGAATTATTGATGAATATGATGACTTAGATAAGATATATTTGAGTACTGAATCGGAAAATGAAAAGGCTATAAAACTTTATGAAAGTCTTGGCTTTATAAATACAGGAAAAGTTGAAGAAGGAGAAGTTGTTTTTATTAAAAAGATTTAA
- a CDS encoding CDP-alcohol phosphatidyltransferase family protein: MNIPNTLSIMRILFVILMFLFKKNIFLFLIFYIIACVTDILDGYIARKFNKITKLGQKLDSFGDLILYISTLYFIYYFNPYLIIDFLLYILIIVFIRLLNIIIAYIKYKKFLIYHTYLNKSIGILYGIFFPLIILFKTNNIIILTLISLSLIATIEESIILTIKNISDADYKGLFFDNK; this comes from the coding sequence ATGAACATTCCAAATACTTTGTCAATAATGAGAATTTTATTTGTTATACTAATGTTTTTATTCAAAAAAAATATTTTTTTATTTCTGATATTCTATATAATTGCATGCGTTACCGATATATTAGATGGTTATATAGCAAGAAAATTTAATAAAATTACAAAATTAGGTCAAAAATTAGATTCATTTGGTGATTTAATACTGTACATATCTACATTATATTTTATATATTATTTTAACCCATATTTAATAATTGATTTTTTATTGTATATATTAATAATTGTTTTTATAAGATTATTAAATATAATAATAGCGTATATAAAATATAAAAAATTTTTAATATATCATACTTATCTAAATAAATCAATAGGAATACTTTATGGAATATTTTTTCCATTAATAATACTATTCAAAACAAATAATATTATTATATTAACTTTAATATCTTTATCTTTAATTGCTACTATTGAAGAAAGTATAATATTAACAATAAAAAATATCTCTGATGCTGATTATAAAGGATTATTCTTTGATAATAAATAA
- a CDS encoding zinc finger domain-containing protein, translating into MYYFTKEIIQKSIKLNGSIDETDLFGNKGEYIHYPGKRAKNQPCIKCGNLIQAKSILGSTSYFCTKCQKI; encoded by the coding sequence ATGTATTATTTTACAAAAGAAATAATACAAAAATCAATAAAATTAAATGGTAGTATCGATGAAACCGATCTATTTGGAAATAAAGGCGAATATATTCATTATCCTGGGAAAAGAGCAAAAAATCAACCTTGTATAAAATGTGGCAATTTAATACAAGCCAAAAGCATATTAGGTTCAACTTCATATTTTTGTACAAAATGTCAAAAGATTTAA
- a CDS encoding HAD-IA family hydrolase gives MKFENFIWDFDGTLFNTYPATLDAFEITLKDFGVFEYSRDEIYDDTRKTITFALENLIKKYDLNRIFVDKFWENANKVHPKYNVPFENAIICCKKIKDNNLNNFIITHRDKRSTHEILRYYGVFDLFKEIITEENGFENKPNPESFLYVIDKYDLILSKTLCIGDRELDIKAGKNSNIKTCFMNFDNSDNLLEADFVFNSFNEFINKFI, from the coding sequence ATGAAGTTTGAAAATTTTATATGGGATTTTGATGGAACTCTTTTTAATACATATCCAGCAACTCTTGATGCTTTTGAAATCACTTTGAAGGACTTTGGAGTTTTTGAATATTCAAGAGATGAAATTTATGATGATACAAGAAAGACTATAACTTTTGCTTTAGAGAATCTTATAAAAAAGTACGATTTAAATAGAATTTTTGTTGATAAATTTTGGGAAAATGCAAATAAAGTTCATCCGAAATATAATGTGCCTTTTGAGAACGCTATTATCTGTTGTAAAAAAATAAAGGATAATAATTTAAATAATTTCATAATAACTCATAGAGACAAAAGATCTACGCATGAAATATTGAGGTATTATGGGGTATTTGATTTATTTAAAGAAATAATCACTGAAGAAAATGGTTTTGAAAATAAACCTAATCCAGAGAGCTTTCTATATGTTATAGATAAATATGATTTAATTTTGTCTAAGACTTTGTGTATAGGAGATAGAGAACTTGATATAAAAGCTGGTAAGAATAGTAATATAAAAACTTGTTTTATGAATTTTGATAATTCTGATAATTTATTGGAAGCTGATTTTGTTTTTAATAGTTTTAATGAATTTATTAATAAGTTTATTTAG